Proteins from one Ramlibacter sp. PS4R-6 genomic window:
- a CDS encoding LacI family DNA-binding transcriptional regulator, which produces MAATINQIAEAAGVSTATVDRVLNNRPGVNPATVERVRAVMASLGAGAPVRGRPRTTPNYRFGFVLPAARRGFFDMIDRMVAQAAGDFRHQHITEITHRLPNADGADFALELAKMTDLDGIALLAPDVPQVKLAINELVRAGVHVVTLFSDVPGSLRETFVGADNRAAGRTAGLLLGRELPRGEPGRCVLLSPPTRFAAEIDRRIGFAQVLEERFPGASLLELPDMPEAEDQAYAFAREFLDPKRTGGRVHALYNIGPGSHGVGRAIQELGYDSSLGFVVHDLLEMHRTLLVANTVTYVLQQDVHYAVMTAAKVLRLLCEDVRGALAVSNPSIEIITAENLA; this is translated from the coding sequence ATGGCAGCGACGATCAATCAGATTGCCGAAGCCGCCGGGGTCAGTACCGCAACGGTCGACCGGGTGCTCAACAACCGGCCGGGTGTCAACCCGGCCACCGTCGAGCGCGTCCGCGCGGTGATGGCCTCCCTGGGCGCAGGCGCGCCGGTGCGCGGGCGCCCGCGCACCACGCCCAACTACCGCTTCGGCTTCGTGCTGCCGGCGGCGCGGCGCGGCTTCTTCGACATGATCGACCGCATGGTCGCCCAGGCCGCCGGCGACTTCCGCCACCAGCACATCACCGAGATCACGCACCGCCTGCCGAACGCGGACGGCGCCGACTTCGCGCTGGAACTCGCCAAGATGACGGACCTGGACGGCATCGCGCTGCTGGCGCCCGACGTGCCGCAGGTCAAGCTCGCGATCAACGAGCTGGTGCGCGCCGGCGTTCACGTCGTCACGCTGTTCTCGGACGTTCCCGGGTCGCTGCGCGAAACCTTTGTCGGCGCGGACAACCGCGCTGCCGGCCGCACGGCGGGCCTGCTGCTCGGGCGTGAGCTGCCGCGCGGCGAGCCGGGGCGCTGCGTGCTGCTGTCGCCGCCCACGCGCTTCGCCGCCGAGATCGACCGCCGCATCGGCTTCGCGCAGGTGCTGGAAGAGCGCTTCCCCGGCGCGTCGCTGCTCGAATTGCCCGACATGCCGGAAGCCGAGGACCAGGCCTACGCCTTCGCGCGCGAGTTCCTCGACCCGAAGCGCACCGGCGGGCGGGTTCACGCCCTCTACAACATCGGCCCGGGATCGCACGGCGTGGGCCGCGCCATCCAGGAGCTGGGCTACGACAGCTCGCTGGGCTTCGTCGTGCACGACCTGCTGGAGATGCACCGCACGCTCCTGGTCGCCAACACGGTGACGTACGTCCTGCAGCAGGACGTGCACTACGCCGTCATGACGGCCGCCAAGGTGCTGCGCCTGCTGTGCGAGGACGTGCGCGGCGCGCTGGCGGTGAGCAACCCCAGCATCGAAATCATCACCGCCGAAAACCTCGCATAA
- a CDS encoding carbohydrate ABC transporter permease — protein sequence MKPRFFMQWRQPAVAAAVSQEAAGSAPPASALAPAKGHKPVHQGLSDRALAWLFVGPTIVLLLAFNIFPLLWTIYLSFTNFRANKPNAEISWVGISNYQRVLGDEAIWLNMRTTAHFLCWSIVLELLLGFALALLLNRRFRTHSFWSTAILLPMMLAPAVVGTFWKYFFEPQYGIFNYIVSFFGGPEKFTMLGDVNLSPWAIVLVDTWMWTPYVMLILLAGLRSIPPYLYEAAEIDRASEWTKFWRITVPMVMPFIILALLFRSIENFKMFDLVDQLTNGGPGSVTELASIHLKREAFEKWRTGYASALAIILFVAIYGMSLVTVRFLDKVKQR from the coding sequence GTGAAACCTCGGTTCTTCATGCAGTGGCGCCAACCAGCCGTGGCAGCGGCGGTGTCACAGGAAGCGGCGGGCTCCGCCCCGCCGGCTTCCGCCCTCGCACCGGCAAAGGGACACAAGCCGGTGCACCAGGGTCTCTCCGACCGGGCGCTCGCGTGGCTCTTCGTCGGCCCGACCATCGTCCTGCTGCTGGCATTCAACATCTTCCCGCTGCTCTGGACGATCTATCTCTCATTCACGAATTTCCGCGCGAACAAGCCGAACGCGGAAATCTCGTGGGTGGGGATTTCCAACTACCAGCGCGTCCTCGGCGACGAGGCGATCTGGCTGAACATGCGCACGACCGCGCACTTCCTGTGCTGGTCGATCGTGCTGGAACTGCTCCTGGGCTTCGCCCTGGCGCTGCTCCTGAACCGGCGCTTCCGCACGCACAGCTTCTGGAGCACCGCGATCCTGCTGCCCATGATGCTGGCGCCGGCGGTGGTCGGCACCTTCTGGAAGTACTTCTTCGAGCCGCAATACGGCATCTTCAACTACATCGTGTCGTTCTTCGGCGGGCCCGAGAAGTTCACGATGCTCGGCGACGTGAACCTGTCGCCCTGGGCGATCGTGCTGGTGGACACCTGGATGTGGACGCCGTACGTGATGCTCATCCTGCTGGCGGGCCTGCGCTCGATCCCGCCCTATCTGTATGAGGCCGCGGAAATCGACCGCGCCTCCGAATGGACCAAGTTCTGGCGCATCACGGTGCCGATGGTGATGCCGTTCATCATCCTCGCGCTGCTGTTCCGCTCCATCGAGAACTTCAAGATGTTCGACCTGGTCGACCAGCTCACCAACGGCGGCCCCGGCTCCGTGACCGAACTGGCGTCCATCCACCTCAAGCGCGAGGCCTTCGAGAAGTGGCGCACCGGCTACGCCTCGGCACTCGCAATCATCCTCTTCGTGGCGATCTACGGCATGTCGCTCGTCACGGTCCGGTTCCTCGACAAGGTGAAACAGCGATGA
- the dhaK gene encoding dihydroxyacetone kinase subunit DhaK, with product MKKFTNLPSDVVYESALGFAAAHADIVTLNVDPLFVARKHPNRNKVALVSGGGSGHEPLHIGYVGAGMLDAACPGEVFTSPTPDQMLAACKAVAGDAGVLYIVKNYAGDVMNFQMAMDMMDREYASVLVNDDVSVDTAGHNAQRRGVAGTVVVEKIVGAAAERGANLAACKRLADRVNAHTASMGVAFTSCTVPEAGVATFEIGADEMEVGVGIHGEPGRRRATVQPAAVIVDELLAAILKDITPKRGDEVLLFVNGLGGTPLMELYLLYRDASEHLSRAGFMPARSLVGNYTTSLEMAGASITVTVLDEEMKALWDAPVHTPALRW from the coding sequence ATGAAGAAGTTCACCAATCTTCCGAGCGACGTCGTCTACGAAAGCGCACTGGGCTTTGCCGCGGCCCATGCGGACATCGTCACGCTCAACGTCGACCCGCTCTTCGTCGCCCGCAAGCATCCCAACCGCAACAAGGTGGCCCTGGTCTCGGGCGGCGGCTCGGGGCATGAGCCGCTGCACATCGGCTACGTCGGCGCCGGCATGCTCGATGCGGCCTGCCCCGGCGAGGTGTTCACCTCGCCGACCCCCGACCAGATGCTCGCGGCGTGCAAGGCCGTGGCGGGCGACGCCGGCGTCCTCTACATCGTCAAGAACTACGCCGGCGACGTCATGAACTTCCAGATGGCGATGGACATGATGGACCGGGAGTACGCCTCGGTGCTGGTCAACGACGACGTCTCGGTCGACACCGCCGGCCACAACGCCCAGCGGCGCGGCGTCGCGGGGACGGTGGTGGTCGAGAAGATCGTCGGGGCGGCCGCCGAGCGCGGCGCCAACCTCGCGGCGTGCAAGCGGCTCGCGGACCGGGTCAACGCGCACACCGCGTCGATGGGTGTCGCGTTCACCAGCTGCACCGTGCCGGAGGCGGGCGTCGCCACTTTCGAGATCGGCGCGGACGAGATGGAAGTCGGCGTGGGCATCCATGGCGAGCCCGGCCGCCGCCGCGCCACCGTGCAGCCCGCCGCGGTGATCGTCGACGAGCTGCTCGCGGCCATCCTCAAGGACATCACGCCCAAGCGCGGCGACGAGGTGCTGCTGTTCGTCAACGGCCTGGGCGGCACGCCGCTGATGGAGCTGTACCTGCTGTATCGCGACGCCAGCGAGCACCTGTCGCGCGCCGGCTTCATGCCCGCGCGTTCGCTGGTGGGCAACTACACGACCTCGCTCGAAATGGCGGGCGCGTCGATCACGGTTACCGTGCTCGACGAGGAGATGAAGGCGCTGTGGGACGCGCCGGTGCACACGCCGGCGCTGCGCTGGTAG
- a CDS encoding ABC transporter substrate-binding protein has translation MSKLKSTLWRTLAGAALAATALGAQAQEKSLTLCWAAWDPANALVELSKDFTAKTGIQMKYEFVPWPNFAQRMLNELNSKGKLCDLLIGDSQWIGGAAQEGHYVKLNDFFDKNGIKMSDFMPATVTGYSEWPKKTPNYWALPAMGDAVAFTYRKDWFARPELRAEFKQKYGRDLEAPKTWDEFKQVGQFFQNRTIDGKKVYGAALYTERGSEGITMGVTNALYAYGFEYSNPAKPYDMKGFVNSAGAAKGLKLYKELYDTVTPPGHSNAYMTENLDAYKSGQVAMQMNFIAFFPGISKDPQVGGEKTGFFAIPKGDKQFAQLGGQGISVVKYSDKQPMALEYLKWFAQQSVQKKWWDAGGFTCNQAILNAPGFDKSTSYAKVFLDSMKMVKDFWAEPTYAQLLLAMQNRVHDYVVAGKGTPQAALDGMVKDWTEVFKEDGKLK, from the coding sequence ATGAGCAAACTGAAATCAACCCTGTGGCGGACGCTCGCCGGGGCAGCGCTGGCCGCCACGGCCTTGGGCGCGCAAGCCCAGGAGAAGAGCCTCACGCTGTGCTGGGCCGCCTGGGACCCGGCCAACGCGCTGGTCGAGCTGTCCAAGGACTTCACGGCCAAGACCGGCATCCAGATGAAGTACGAGTTCGTGCCGTGGCCGAACTTCGCGCAGCGCATGCTCAACGAGCTCAACTCGAAGGGCAAGCTGTGCGACCTGCTGATCGGCGACAGCCAGTGGATCGGCGGCGCGGCGCAGGAAGGCCACTACGTCAAGCTGAACGACTTCTTCGACAAGAACGGCATCAAGATGTCGGACTTCATGCCCGCCACCGTGACGGGCTATTCGGAGTGGCCGAAGAAGACGCCCAACTACTGGGCCCTGCCCGCGATGGGCGACGCCGTGGCCTTCACGTACCGCAAGGACTGGTTCGCCCGCCCCGAGCTGCGCGCCGAGTTCAAGCAGAAGTACGGCCGCGACCTGGAAGCGCCGAAGACCTGGGACGAGTTCAAGCAGGTCGGCCAGTTCTTCCAGAACCGCACCATCGACGGCAAGAAGGTCTACGGCGCGGCGCTCTACACCGAGCGTGGCTCCGAAGGCATCACGATGGGCGTGACCAACGCGCTGTACGCCTACGGCTTCGAGTACTCGAACCCGGCCAAGCCGTACGACATGAAGGGCTTCGTCAACAGCGCCGGCGCCGCCAAGGGCCTGAAGCTCTACAAGGAGCTGTACGACACCGTGACCCCCCCGGGCCACAGCAACGCGTACATGACCGAGAACCTCGACGCCTACAAGTCGGGCCAGGTCGCGATGCAGATGAACTTCATCGCCTTCTTCCCGGGCATCTCCAAGGACCCGCAGGTCGGCGGCGAGAAGACGGGCTTCTTCGCCATCCCCAAGGGTGACAAGCAGTTCGCGCAGCTGGGCGGCCAGGGCATCTCGGTGGTCAAGTACTCCGACAAGCAGCCGATGGCGCTCGAGTACCTGAAGTGGTTCGCGCAGCAGAGCGTGCAGAAGAAGTGGTGGGATGCCGGTGGCTTCACCTGCAACCAGGCCATCCTGAACGCGCCCGGCTTCGACAAGAGCACGTCGTACGCCAAGGTGTTCCTCGACTCCATGAAGATGGTCAAGGACTTCTGGGCCGAGCCGACCTACGCGCAGCTGCTGCTCGCCATGCAGAACCGCGTCCACGACTACGTCGTCGCCGGCAAGGGCACGCCCCAGGCCGCGCTCGACGGGATGGTCAAGGACTGGACCGAAGTCTTCAAGGAAGACGGGAAGCTGAAGTAA
- a CDS encoding spherulation-specific family 4 protein codes for MKRVAALAFAALLAAPCFALDLVVPAYFYPAGKKNPWPQLAVAAARAPLVAILNPASGPGTFTDPNYTAAIAGVRSAGGRVIAYVSTRYATRPLIEVTADINAYLGMYAVDGFFLDEMTNDADAGHLAFYQSAYNYIKALNPAYHVMGNPGTNTQEAYASLPVADSFVVFEGNATSYSAYVPAAWQAGYARSRFVHIVYKSDKKQMAKDVANAVARGAGGLFVTSDKLPNPYDVLPSYWKDEVTEVGAAP; via the coding sequence ATGAAACGTGTCGCCGCCCTCGCCTTCGCCGCACTGCTCGCGGCGCCATGCTTCGCCCTCGACCTCGTCGTGCCCGCCTACTTCTACCCGGCGGGCAAGAAGAACCCGTGGCCGCAGCTCGCAGTGGCCGCGGCGCGCGCGCCGCTGGTCGCGATCCTCAACCCGGCGAGCGGGCCCGGCACGTTCACCGACCCGAACTACACGGCTGCGATCGCCGGTGTGCGCAGCGCGGGTGGCCGCGTGATCGCGTATGTGTCCACGCGCTATGCCACGCGGCCGCTGATCGAAGTCACCGCCGACATCAACGCCTACCTCGGCATGTACGCGGTGGACGGCTTCTTCCTGGACGAGATGACGAACGACGCCGACGCGGGGCACCTGGCTTTCTACCAGTCGGCGTACAACTACATCAAGGCGCTCAACCCCGCGTACCACGTGATGGGCAACCCGGGCACGAACACGCAGGAAGCGTATGCCAGCCTGCCGGTGGCCGACAGCTTCGTCGTGTTCGAGGGCAACGCCACGTCGTATTCAGCCTATGTGCCCGCGGCGTGGCAGGCCGGCTACGCGCGCAGCCGCTTCGTGCACATCGTCTACAAGTCCGACAAGAAGCAGATGGCGAAGGACGTCGCGAATGCCGTGGCGCGCGGCGCCGGCGGGCTGTTCGTGACGAGCGACAAGCTGCCCAACCCGTACGACGTGCTGCCCTCCTACTGGAAGGACGAAGTCACGGAAGTGGGCGCAGCGCCCTGA
- the pyk gene encoding pyruvate kinase, giving the protein MRRMRQAKIVATLGPASSDLATIRSLFAAGADVFRLNFSHGTHAQHRERFDHIRAVEREAGRPVAVLADLQGPKLRIGALARGPVMLEAGASFRLDLDPTPGDDSRAPLPHPEIFAALAPGAQLLLDDGKLRLEVIVCGPEFARTRVVVGGQLSERKGVNVPSVVLPLSALTDKDRTDLKFALELGVDWVALSFVQRAADVEEVQRIVQGRARVLAKIEKPAAIDALEPIVAASDAVMVARGDLGVELPAEQVPTVQKRIVRACRAAGKPVVVATQMLESMVTAPVPTRAEASDVANAVYEGADAVMLSAESASGRYPREAVAMMDRVIRQVESDPEFRRAIDASGCPPPAAIPDAICLALRDTAGLLPVAGIVTYTRSGATSFRAARERPGVPVLSLTPDLGTARQLALVWGVHSIHDDEHVPDVPQIAARACAVAQREAFAAAGDIVVIASGMPFGVPGTTNFLHIAKV; this is encoded by the coding sequence ATGAGACGCATGCGCCAGGCCAAGATCGTCGCGACGCTGGGGCCGGCCAGCTCCGACCTGGCGACGATCCGCTCGCTGTTCGCCGCGGGTGCGGACGTGTTCCGGCTGAACTTCAGCCACGGCACGCACGCCCAGCACCGCGAGCGCTTCGACCACATCCGCGCCGTCGAGCGCGAAGCGGGGCGGCCCGTGGCCGTGCTCGCCGACCTGCAGGGGCCCAAGCTGCGCATCGGCGCGCTCGCGCGCGGTCCCGTCATGCTGGAAGCGGGCGCGAGCTTCCGGCTCGACCTGGATCCCACGCCCGGCGACGACAGCCGCGCGCCGCTGCCGCACCCGGAGATCTTCGCGGCGCTGGCGCCCGGCGCGCAGCTGCTGCTCGACGACGGCAAGCTGCGGCTGGAGGTGATCGTGTGCGGGCCCGAGTTCGCGCGCACGCGCGTCGTCGTGGGCGGGCAGCTGTCCGAACGCAAGGGCGTCAACGTGCCGTCGGTGGTGCTGCCGCTGTCGGCGCTGACGGACAAGGACCGCACCGACCTGAAGTTCGCGCTGGAACTCGGCGTCGACTGGGTCGCGCTGTCCTTCGTGCAGCGCGCCGCCGACGTCGAGGAGGTGCAGCGCATCGTGCAGGGCCGCGCGCGTGTGCTGGCCAAGATCGAGAAGCCCGCGGCCATCGATGCGCTGGAGCCGATCGTCGCCGCATCCGACGCCGTGATGGTTGCGCGCGGCGACCTCGGCGTGGAGTTGCCCGCCGAGCAGGTGCCCACGGTGCAGAAGCGCATCGTGCGGGCGTGCCGCGCCGCCGGCAAGCCGGTGGTGGTCGCCACGCAGATGCTCGAGTCGATGGTCACCGCGCCCGTGCCCACGCGCGCCGAGGCGTCCGACGTCGCCAACGCCGTGTACGAAGGCGCCGACGCGGTCATGCTGTCGGCGGAGTCGGCCTCGGGCCGCTACCCGCGCGAGGCGGTGGCGATGATGGACCGCGTGATCCGCCAGGTGGAGTCGGACCCGGAGTTCCGCCGCGCCATCGACGCCTCGGGCTGCCCGCCGCCGGCGGCGATCCCCGATGCGATCTGCCTCGCGCTGCGCGACACGGCGGGCTTGCTGCCGGTCGCGGGCATCGTCACCTACACGCGCTCGGGCGCGACGAGCTTCCGCGCCGCGCGCGAGCGGCCTGGCGTGCCCGTGCTGTCGCTCACGCCCGACCTCGGCACCGCGCGCCAGCTGGCGCTGGTGTGGGGCGTGCACTCCATCCACGACGACGAGCACGTGCCCGATGTGCCGCAGATCGCGGCGCGCGCCTGCGCGGTGGCGCAGCGCGAAGCCTTCGCGGCCGCGGGCGACATCGTCGTCATCGCATCGGGCATGCCCTTCGGCGTGCCCGGCACCACCAACTTCCTGCACATCGCGAAGGTCTGA
- the eno gene encoding phosphopyruvate hydratase — MPRITDIRAAEILDSRGHPTVLATVTLESGERGHAAVPSGASTGSREALELRDYDTRRYGGKGVTRAVANINGELRDALLGFDAAEQGGLDRLLITLDGTPDKSRLGANAILAVSLAAAKAAAEALALPLYRYFAARTGAALQLPVPMMNIVNGGAHADNNVDVQEFMVIPVGASNFAEALRHGAEVFHALKSVLKRKGLSTAVGDEGGFAPDLPSNEAAMNLILEAAEVAGLRPGRDVYLGLDVASSEFHRDGRYHLDGEGKKLDAGEFVDLLAAWSRAYPILSIEDGLAEDDREGWRLITEKLGRDVQLVGDDLFVTNPTILQQGIDDGLANALLVKPNQVGTLSETLAAISRASRANYASIVSHRSGETEDTTIADLAVGTAATQIKTGSLCRSERVAKYNRLLAIESELGPAAVYAGRAAFPHLTRR; from the coding sequence ATGCCACGCATCACCGACATCCGCGCCGCCGAGATCCTCGACTCGCGCGGACATCCCACGGTCCTGGCGACCGTCACGCTCGAAAGCGGCGAACGCGGCCACGCCGCGGTGCCCTCGGGCGCTTCCACCGGCTCGCGCGAGGCGCTGGAGCTGCGCGACTACGACACCCGCCGCTACGGCGGCAAGGGCGTCACGCGCGCGGTGGCCAACATCAACGGCGAGCTGCGCGATGCGCTGCTCGGCTTCGACGCGGCGGAACAGGGCGGCCTCGACCGGCTGCTGATCACGCTCGACGGCACGCCGGACAAGTCGCGCCTGGGCGCCAACGCGATCCTCGCGGTGTCGCTCGCCGCCGCGAAGGCCGCCGCCGAAGCGCTCGCGCTGCCGCTGTACCGCTACTTCGCGGCGCGCACCGGCGCCGCGCTGCAGCTGCCCGTGCCCATGATGAACATCGTCAACGGCGGCGCGCACGCGGACAACAACGTCGACGTCCAGGAGTTCATGGTGATCCCCGTGGGCGCGTCGAACTTCGCCGAAGCGCTGCGCCACGGCGCCGAGGTGTTCCATGCGCTCAAGTCCGTACTCAAGCGCAAGGGGCTGTCCACCGCCGTGGGCGACGAAGGCGGCTTCGCGCCGGACCTGCCGTCCAACGAAGCGGCGATGAACCTGATCCTCGAAGCGGCGGAAGTCGCGGGCCTGCGCCCGGGCCGCGACGTGTACCTCGGGCTCGACGTCGCCAGCAGCGAGTTCCACCGCGACGGCCGCTACCACCTGGACGGCGAAGGCAAGAAGCTCGATGCCGGCGAGTTCGTCGACCTGCTCGCCGCGTGGTCGCGCGCCTACCCGATCCTCTCGATCGAGGACGGCCTGGCCGAAGACGACCGCGAAGGCTGGCGCCTCATCACCGAGAAGCTGGGACGCGACGTGCAGCTGGTGGGCGACGACCTCTTCGTCACGAACCCGACCATCCTGCAGCAGGGCATCGACGACGGCCTGGCCAACGCCCTGCTCGTGAAGCCGAACCAGGTCGGCACGCTGAGCGAAACGCTCGCGGCGATCTCGCGCGCCTCGCGCGCGAACTACGCCTCCATCGTGTCGCACCGCTCGGGCGAAACGGAAGACACGACCATCGCCGACCTCGCCGTCGGCACCGCCGCCACGCAGATCAAGACGGGCTCGCTGTGCCGTTCGGAGCGCGTCGCGAAATACAACCGCCTGCTGGCCATCGAATCGGAGCTCGGCCCGGCCGCCGTCTACGCCGGACGCGCCGCGTTCCCGCACCTGACCCGACGTTAG
- a CDS encoding porin → MKSYAMVIAAALAGGATASWAQSSVTIFGFMEAQVGRQTQQAPGTQMFDMGGSRIGFKGDEDLGGGLKAQFYLEHRFDPDTGLTNSGTFWKGGSWVGLSSKDWGSVKLGRWWSQAFLKSQYAADPFGMGTLGEGTYGSVGCGPAFRGGCLGAFWVNNSITYEHSVGGFSFGTQVSAERVGGGKRPWNVGVSYGDGPFYVGAGHERSNDGSSERWSTLAATYDFGAAKLHAGYGTGRDAVGTSRKNILAGVNVPVGAGALIASIDLQDQGGTRVEQLVSVGYKHFLSKQTNVFAVIANDNKAPAGTNKTGYALGVFHAF, encoded by the coding sequence ATGAAGAGCTACGCAATGGTGATCGCTGCCGCCCTGGCAGGCGGCGCAACCGCAAGCTGGGCCCAGTCGTCGGTCACGATCTTCGGTTTCATGGAAGCCCAAGTGGGCCGCCAGACGCAGCAGGCACCCGGCACGCAGATGTTCGATATGGGCGGCAGCCGCATCGGCTTCAAAGGCGACGAAGACCTCGGTGGCGGCCTGAAGGCCCAGTTCTACCTGGAGCACCGCTTCGACCCCGACACCGGCCTGACCAACAGCGGCACGTTCTGGAAGGGCGGCTCGTGGGTGGGCCTGTCCAGCAAGGACTGGGGCTCGGTGAAGCTGGGCCGCTGGTGGTCGCAGGCTTTCCTGAAGTCGCAGTACGCGGCCGACCCCTTCGGCATGGGCACCCTCGGTGAAGGCACCTACGGCTCCGTCGGCTGCGGCCCCGCCTTCCGCGGCGGCTGCCTCGGCGCGTTCTGGGTGAACAACTCCATCACGTACGAGCACTCCGTCGGCGGCTTCAGCTTCGGCACCCAGGTGTCGGCCGAGCGCGTGGGCGGCGGCAAGCGCCCGTGGAACGTGGGCGTGAGCTACGGCGACGGTCCCTTCTACGTCGGCGCGGGCCACGAGCGCTCCAACGACGGCAGCTCCGAGCGCTGGAGCACGCTGGCCGCCACCTACGATTTCGGCGCTGCCAAGCTGCACGCCGGCTACGGCACGGGCCGCGACGCCGTGGGCACCAGCCGCAAGAACATCCTCGCCGGCGTGAACGTCCCGGTCGGCGCGGGCGCGCTGATCGCGTCGATCGACCTGCAGGACCAGGGTGGCACCCGCGTCGAGCAGCTCGTCTCGGTGGGCTACAAGCACTTCCTGTCGAAGCAGACGAACGTCTTCGCCGTCATCGCCAACGACAACAAGGCGCCCGCCGGCACGAACAAGACCGGCTACGCGCTGGGCGTGTTCCACGCGTTCTGA
- a CDS encoding NADP-dependent glyceraldehyde-3-phosphate dehydrogenase, with protein MTADPARLEQLFPAGDELPAQHRLPEVHQRGYLLGGELREWTGPTKPVLSPVCVRSATGSVRQVSIGSHPQMGAEEADVMVAAAARAYDRGRGAWPTMPVARRIDCMQRFLQAMVQRRERIVRLIVWEIGKSLADAAKEFDRTVEYVQATIEALKDIDNADSRFQIVEGTIGQVRRTPLGVVLCMGPYNYPLNETFCTLVPALLMGNTVVLKPPQYGTLVFEPLLEPFRDSFPPGVVNTIYAPGEVVVPRMLASGGIDVLALIGSSRVADHLKKQHPKSHRLRAVLGLDAKNAAIVLPDADLDLAVRECVAGALSFNGQRCTALKMLLVHEVIVRPFLDRLVTAVSQLKVGMPWEPGVQITPLPAPHRTAYMNEAIADAAAKGARVVNPGGGASCATLFYPAIVYPVREGMKLHREEQFGPIVPVMPYRDVQEALDYVTTSEHGQQVSIFGRDATQVGALVDPLVNQVCRVNINSQCQRGPDAFPFAGRKDSAEGTLSVRDALRAFSIRSMVAARQTDANKQLLNAIVRGHCSSFINTGFIL; from the coding sequence ATGACAGCCGATCCTGCGCGCCTCGAGCAGCTCTTCCCCGCCGGGGACGAGCTGCCGGCGCAGCATCGGCTGCCCGAAGTCCACCAGCGCGGCTACCTCCTCGGGGGCGAGCTGCGCGAGTGGACCGGCCCCACCAAGCCGGTGCTGTCGCCCGTGTGCGTCCGCTCCGCAACCGGCTCGGTGCGGCAAGTTTCCATCGGCAGCCATCCGCAGATGGGTGCCGAAGAGGCGGACGTGATGGTCGCCGCCGCGGCGCGCGCCTACGACCGCGGCCGCGGCGCCTGGCCCACCATGCCGGTGGCGCGCCGCATCGATTGCATGCAGCGCTTCCTGCAGGCGATGGTGCAGCGGCGCGAGCGCATCGTGCGGCTGATCGTCTGGGAGATCGGCAAGAGCCTGGCCGACGCGGCCAAGGAGTTCGACCGCACCGTCGAGTACGTGCAGGCCACGATCGAGGCGCTCAAGGACATCGACAACGCCGACTCGCGCTTCCAGATCGTCGAAGGAACCATCGGCCAGGTGCGCCGCACGCCGCTGGGTGTGGTGCTGTGCATGGGCCCGTACAACTACCCGCTCAACGAGACGTTCTGCACGCTGGTGCCGGCGCTGCTCATGGGCAACACGGTGGTGCTCAAGCCGCCGCAGTACGGCACGCTGGTGTTCGAGCCGCTGCTGGAGCCGTTTCGCGATTCGTTTCCGCCCGGCGTGGTCAACACCATCTACGCGCCCGGCGAAGTCGTCGTGCCGCGCATGCTCGCATCCGGCGGCATCGACGTGCTGGCGCTGATCGGCTCGAGCCGCGTGGCCGACCACCTGAAGAAGCAGCACCCGAAGTCGCACCGCCTGCGCGCCGTGCTCGGGCTGGACGCGAAGAACGCCGCCATCGTGCTGCCGGACGCCGACCTCGACCTCGCGGTGCGCGAGTGCGTCGCGGGCGCGCTGTCGTTCAACGGCCAGCGCTGCACCGCGCTGAAGATGCTGCTGGTGCACGAGGTCATCGTGCGGCCCTTCCTCGACCGGCTGGTCACCGCCGTGTCGCAGCTGAAAGTGGGCATGCCGTGGGAGCCGGGCGTGCAGATCACGCCGCTGCCCGCGCCGCACCGCACCGCCTACATGAACGAGGCGATCGCCGACGCCGCGGCGAAAGGCGCGCGCGTCGTCAACCCGGGCGGCGGCGCGTCGTGCGCCACCCTGTTCTACCCGGCCATCGTCTACCCGGTGCGCGAGGGCATGAAGCTGCACCGCGAGGAACAGTTCGGCCCCATCGTGCCGGTGATGCCCTACCGCGACGTGCAGGAGGCGCTCGACTACGTGACGACCTCCGAGCACGGCCAGCAGGTGAGCATCTTCGGGCGCGACGCGACGCAGGTCGGCGCGCTGGTGGACCCGCTGGTCAACCAGGTGTGCCGCGTCAACATCAACTCGCAGTGCCAGCGCGGCCCCGACGCGTTCCCGTTCGCGGGGCGCAAGGACTCGGCCGAGGGCACGCTGTCCGTGCGCGACGCGCTGCGCGCCTTTTCCATCCGCTCCATGGTCGCCGCGCGCCAGACCGACGCCAACAAGCAGCTGCTCAACGCCATCGTGCGCGGCCACTGCTCGAGCTTCATCAACACCGGATTCATCCTATGA